One genomic window of Moorella glycerini includes the following:
- a CDS encoding winged helix-turn-helix transcriptional regulator — MDSQYAVLDCLQKSDNLTQRDIAHRTGLSVGGVNLVLKKMVRKGLVKLEKVNGRSLRYILTPQGMAEKTRLAYQYMQSTYRQIVKTGRVLEEVVAERPEPVEQIIFYGPHDEVLEILKIAAGNLHIKHTTASCAADLAGLDGNTLVITWQAGEEYQPPQGVEGVNIIDRL; from the coding sequence ATGGACAGCCAGTACGCAGTCCTGGACTGCTTGCAGAAAAGCGACAACCTCACCCAGCGCGACATCGCCCACCGTACCGGCCTTTCCGTCGGCGGGGTCAACTTGGTCCTGAAGAAAATGGTGCGTAAAGGCCTGGTTAAGCTGGAGAAGGTCAACGGCCGCAGCCTGCGCTACATCCTCACGCCCCAGGGCATGGCGGAGAAAACCCGGCTCGCCTACCAGTACATGCAAAGCACCTACCGGCAGATCGTCAAAACCGGCCGGGTGCTGGAAGAAGTAGTGGCGGAGAGGCCGGAGCCGGTGGAACAAATAATCTTCTACGGCCCCCACGACGAAGTGCTGGAGATCCTTAAAATAGCCGCCGGGAATTTGCATATAAAGCACACCACCGCTTCTTGCGCTGCCGACCTGGCAGGCCTGGACGGCAACACCCTGGTAATCACTTGGCAGGCCGGGGAAGAATACCAGCCGCCGCAGGGGGTAGAAGGGGTAAATATAATCGACCGGTTGTAG
- a CDS encoding ATP-binding protein, which translates to MKLVNENLFSGDNDWVLEETDDVKERIIRIKSLSIDNFRGIRQLNNLNVDADIILLTGPNGFGKTSFIEALCLLLTGHYYRGSDTLLFLKNGEPVGSSIINAQMLVSHGNGKQEERPINLTIPKNYPKNPIQITGFTWPVDIKPEIVARASFFYQDLLGCLFDEEDAKVTLREFIAPVPRELDEVQKQIKNALKRLEEEEKKLFSFPGIPGEDEISRQRRETAAIFTDAWTKLSSITNLMQIPLPKRSADWLLLISGKNLRHGWEGELRNLANECLALLPTPGLEPLPENAEPEESLRRIDLLLRDIERNIASRFQDRYQIRMLLASLPEAGSILEQEMLAEEEKKLEELQKEIKVLQEKEKSLNMLVQYYRNPDGPGLAEILAAFRRYGENWASTPLVNNEFAPPKCVIEWLRTILKTFYYEEEGLDEIFAAWQTRIQEEITRLRQFIAGREQEYQLKHEIIAASKRIWELTAKSVEVANIIAKARQSSQGKLSKETLLSFLSDTPEGVTTSPPSPGQVIASVHQAIQHWLQVEDLNKKREERLKGTEGYNTAVKLFEAVRTALQAESSKRESLMEKVLELPEKEVERLADLVNQVFSRFRTVKGLYPVSFERGQKNSGSGRNRVATWNIVTNDRRPLGALSTGQKAQLALALLLSLNIALDKLIPHNIIGLDDTTTALDMAQLPREATLLRQIAYGAGECDFNPAFPRRQIFIVSHHEDLTHRLIDFLIPPEGRKMHILNFSEWEPESGPKIDSYSVDPALAASKEAREYFGRLLKQLLIE; encoded by the coding sequence ATGAAATTAGTAAACGAAAATTTATTTTCTGGAGATAACGATTGGGTACTTGAGGAAACTGACGATGTAAAGGAACGAATTATAAGGATCAAGTCCTTGTCGATTGATAATTTCCGCGGTATAAGGCAATTAAACAACCTGAATGTAGACGCGGATATAATTCTTCTTACCGGTCCAAACGGTTTCGGCAAAACGAGCTTCATTGAGGCTCTTTGCTTATTATTAACAGGCCATTATTACCGGGGCTCAGACACACTTCTTTTTTTAAAAAATGGAGAACCGGTAGGAAGTTCTATTATTAATGCCCAGATGCTTGTCTCCCACGGAAATGGGAAGCAGGAAGAAAGGCCTATCAACCTAACAATACCTAAAAACTACCCTAAAAATCCCATCCAAATTACTGGCTTCACATGGCCGGTCGATATTAAACCTGAAATTGTTGCCCGGGCAAGCTTTTTTTACCAGGATCTTCTAGGGTGTCTTTTTGATGAAGAAGATGCAAAAGTTACTCTTCGGGAATTTATAGCCCCTGTCCCGCGTGAACTTGATGAAGTGCAAAAGCAAATAAAAAATGCTTTAAAAAGGCTTGAGGAGGAAGAAAAGAAACTTTTTAGCTTCCCAGGTATCCCGGGTGAAGATGAAATCAGCCGGCAACGAAGGGAAACGGCAGCAATTTTTACAGACGCTTGGACAAAGTTGTCTTCAATTACAAACCTGATGCAAATACCTCTGCCGAAACGCTCGGCTGACTGGCTTCTTCTCATCTCCGGGAAAAATCTTCGGCACGGATGGGAAGGGGAATTGCGCAATCTAGCCAATGAGTGTTTAGCTTTATTACCTACACCAGGGCTTGAACCTTTGCCGGAGAACGCTGAACCAGAAGAATCCCTTCGCCGTATTGATCTGCTGCTGCGTGATATCGAAAGAAATATCGCTTCACGATTCCAGGACAGGTATCAAATAAGAATGCTATTAGCCTCTCTTCCCGAGGCAGGCTCCATTTTGGAGCAGGAAATGCTTGCGGAAGAAGAAAAGAAGCTAGAGGAACTACAAAAAGAGATCAAGGTACTGCAAGAAAAAGAGAAATCTTTGAATATGCTGGTCCAGTATTACCGGAATCCGGACGGGCCGGGATTAGCGGAAATCTTGGCAGCATTTCGAAGATACGGGGAAAACTGGGCCAGTACCCCCCTGGTGAATAATGAATTTGCCCCCCCGAAATGTGTTATAGAATGGCTTAGAACTATATTAAAAACTTTTTACTACGAAGAGGAGGGGCTAGATGAAATTTTTGCTGCCTGGCAAACACGGATACAGGAGGAAATCACCAGACTACGCCAATTCATTGCGGGAAGAGAGCAGGAGTATCAATTAAAGCATGAAATTATTGCAGCCTCAAAAAGAATTTGGGAATTAACAGCCAAATCAGTCGAAGTAGCAAATATTATTGCTAAGGCTAGGCAATCTAGCCAGGGGAAGCTGTCAAAAGAAACGCTACTTTCTTTTTTGAGCGACACCCCCGAGGGAGTAACTACTTCACCACCCAGCCCTGGGCAGGTAATAGCTTCAGTACATCAAGCTATTCAACATTGGCTTCAGGTGGAAGACTTAAATAAGAAGCGGGAAGAAAGGCTTAAGGGTACCGAGGGATATAATACGGCAGTGAAACTTTTTGAAGCTGTACGGACGGCCTTGCAGGCCGAGAGTTCCAAACGCGAATCTTTAATGGAGAAGGTCCTTGAATTACCGGAAAAAGAAGTAGAAAGATTAGCTGATCTCGTTAACCAGGTATTTTCCAGGTTCCGCACCGTCAAAGGGCTGTATCCCGTCAGTTTTGAAAGGGGGCAAAAAAATAGTGGGAGTGGCAGAAACAGGGTAGCAACTTGGAATATAGTGACAAATGATCGCAGGCCGCTTGGTGCATTATCTACGGGACAAAAAGCCCAGTTGGCGCTGGCTCTCCTTTTAAGTTTAAACATTGCCCTTGATAAGCTTATTCCCCATAATATTATCGGTCTGGATGACACCACCACGGCTTTAGATATGGCTCAATTACCGCGCGAGGCCACCCTGCTGCGGCAGATTGCTTATGGTGCCGGAGAATGCGACTTTAACCCGGCCTTTCCACGCCGACAGATTTTTATTGTGAGTCATCATGAAGACTTAACCCACCGTTTGATTGATTTTCTAATCCCCCCTGAAGGAAGGAAAATGCATATCTTAAATTTTAGTGAGTGGGAACCGGAATCAGGACCGAAAATTGATTCATACAGTGTAGATCCTGCTCTGGCGGCCTCAAAAGAGGCACGCGAGTATTTTGGGCGACTACTAAAGCAATTATTGATAGAATGA
- a CDS encoding SIR2 family NAD-dependent protein deacylase produces the protein MLATSNRTKEKFERLLSRFLDNKVVPFLGAGVSNDAECEDGYSDVAKVKTWKNKLIEAICSKIKELENGKQWYAWCCNYENCSKVTSKSCVNGAESKKYKPPKCETLSLGQLCETYIWLHGDYGQRALVREVLEIEKLVKMIPCPAHYYIAFLAREGLIDEVITTNYDTCMERAYADTFPVPYDDKNKSPAVVIANLEDYREKATKSFIENRMSCLKIYKINGCARNLLNLSGKEENILLTERQLQDWRERHWARDFFRDRLRSRTIIFSGFGSDEPQVRHTALQVVEEFQMINPPTEAGGNGNLYWWERPNAPYIAAYDDHLSFNQLQILYAYIQAHSNSPTIEEVYFKNAFTAVDLSFFVGENNELDTKLRADLFWERIFQGIFKKLLIRYCSRDSIAVAYLSGIFPAAEIIFQQMLEWFVPGDKPFGAFPAILSLKKENNNVMTLARLVWYAKYKGKPPAGWYASLKDEPFLIPFLLLLIFLAVGENGGEQEIAAKVSTEKELLSITFFSNNHKVKALIAHPERAFQNQELVDLPDDFKQRNIVQIIISEGLREKPRRQRIKISSTDNRCKRCKQMYISSVYQIPLRELFRNAYVASANINKLRSIFCENLKKVVLLYDEARPHLSRRDRVKPI, from the coding sequence ATGCTTGCTACCAGCAATAGAACTAAAGAAAAATTTGAACGATTGCTGAGCAGGTTTCTAGATAACAAAGTCGTCCCCTTCCTTGGGGCTGGTGTTTCAAATGACGCCGAATGTGAGGATGGTTATAGTGATGTGGCAAAGGTCAAAACATGGAAGAATAAACTGATTGAAGCAATTTGCTCAAAAATAAAGGAGCTTGAGAATGGGAAACAGTGGTACGCCTGGTGCTGTAATTACGAAAATTGTTCTAAAGTGACCAGCAAGTCTTGCGTTAATGGTGCCGAATCTAAGAAATATAAACCACCAAAGTGTGAAACCCTTTCATTAGGACAACTATGTGAAACATATATCTGGTTGCACGGAGATTATGGCCAGCGTGCTTTAGTACGGGAAGTTCTGGAAATCGAGAAACTGGTCAAAATGATCCCGTGCCCGGCTCACTATTATATAGCATTTCTGGCTCGCGAAGGGCTTATTGATGAGGTTATTACTACAAATTATGATACCTGTATGGAGCGGGCTTACGCCGATACTTTTCCCGTTCCTTACGATGATAAAAACAAGAGCCCGGCTGTTGTTATAGCCAACCTTGAGGATTATAGAGAAAAAGCCACAAAGTCTTTTATAGAGAACCGGATGTCATGCTTGAAAATTTATAAAATCAATGGCTGTGCCAGGAATTTGTTGAATTTATCAGGGAAAGAGGAGAATATACTTTTAACCGAACGCCAGCTTCAGGATTGGCGTGAACGACATTGGGCGCGTGATTTTTTCCGCGACCGCCTGCGTTCACGTACAATTATATTTTCCGGTTTTGGGAGCGATGAACCCCAGGTAAGGCATACAGCCCTCCAGGTTGTGGAAGAGTTTCAAATGATTAATCCACCGACGGAAGCCGGAGGTAACGGGAACCTATATTGGTGGGAACGCCCCAACGCGCCCTATATTGCTGCATATGATGATCATCTTTCTTTTAACCAGCTTCAAATTCTTTATGCTTATATTCAAGCTCATTCTAATTCCCCAACCATCGAGGAAGTTTATTTTAAAAACGCATTTACCGCTGTCGATTTATCCTTTTTTGTGGGAGAAAATAATGAACTAGATACAAAACTACGTGCGGATCTCTTCTGGGAGCGTATATTCCAGGGAATTTTCAAAAAACTATTAATACGTTATTGCAGTCGTGATTCGATAGCAGTTGCTTACCTATCCGGGATTTTCCCTGCTGCCGAAATAATTTTTCAGCAGATGTTAGAATGGTTTGTTCCCGGAGATAAACCTTTCGGCGCTTTCCCTGCAATACTAAGTCTTAAAAAAGAAAATAATAATGTTATGACACTTGCGCGTCTGGTTTGGTATGCAAAGTATAAAGGTAAACCGCCTGCAGGATGGTATGCCTCACTTAAAGACGAACCATTCCTTATCCCTTTTTTACTGCTTCTTATTTTTCTGGCTGTAGGGGAGAACGGAGGAGAGCAGGAGATTGCAGCAAAAGTATCTACGGAAAAAGAATTGTTGAGCATAACCTTTTTTAGCAATAATCACAAGGTAAAAGCACTCATTGCCCATCCCGAAAGGGCCTTTCAGAATCAGGAATTGGTAGATTTACCAGATGACTTTAAACAAAGAAATATCGTTCAAATAATTATATCTGAGGGCCTGCGAGAGAAACCACGGCGCCAGCGAATTAAAATTTCCAGTACAGATAATAGATGTAAAAGATGCAAGCAAATGTATATTTCTTCGGTATATCAGATACCTTTAAGGGAATTATTTCGCAATGCCTATGTTGCGTCCGCCAATATCAACAAATTGCGGAGTATTTTTTGTGAGAATTTAAAGAAAGTAGTCTTGTTGTATGATGAAGCCCGTCCACATTTGTCCCGGCGCGATCGGGTGAAACCTATCTAA
- a CDS encoding winged helix-turn-helix domain-containing protein produces the protein MDSHYAVLDCLQRNDKLTQRDIARYTGLSASCAADLAGIDGRSILVITWQAGEEYQPPPGIEVVNIIPRL, from the coding sequence ATGGATAGCCATTACGCAGTCCTGGACTGCCTGCAAAGAAACGACAAGCTCACCCAGCGCGACATCGCCCGTTACACCGGCCTTTCCGCTTCCTGCGCTGCAGACCTGGCCGGTATAGACGGCCGCAGCATCCTGGTAATCACCTGGCAGGCCGGGGAAGAATACCAGCCGCCGCCGGGGATAGAAGTGGTGAATATAATCCCCCGATTGTAG
- a CDS encoding DUF1515 family protein, protein MQRIVQTAQSINETAVTREGETQVDWQEKYLDKLDRDIGEIKQSLQATEERIAAMVSQTLGEIRDRDNQRHAEVQTIRADMQAIRSDNEETRRWIIGMAIATILGIAAMVVTVLLK, encoded by the coding sequence ATGCAAAGAATTGTCCAAACGGCGCAGTCAATTAATGAAACAGCCGTTACCCGGGAAGGGGAGACGCAGGTGGACTGGCAGGAGAAATATCTCGATAAGCTGGACCGTGATATCGGCGAAATCAAGCAATCGCTGCAGGCTACCGAGGAGCGTATTGCCGCTATGGTGAGCCAGACCCTTGGTGAAATACGCGACCGCGATAATCAGCGGCACGCAGAGGTTCAGACCATCAGGGCCGACATGCAGGCTATACGTTCGGATAACGAGGAGACCCGCCGCTGGATAATAGGGATGGCTATAGCTACGATCCTGGGTATAGCTGCAATGGTTGTTACTGTTCTGCTAAAGTGA